From Thalassotalea psychrophila:
ATTAACATGACGATGCCAATTTGACTGTAAACATTTAAACTCATGCCCATGGCATATAATCCTGCTAAAGCTCCGACAAGAGCTAATGGAACAGTAAGCAAAATTACGAACGGATGGATAAAGCTTTCGAACTGGGCTGCTAACACTAAATAAGTAATAAGTAATGCTAAGGCAAAGATGATAATCATTGAGCTACTACCATCTTTCAATTTTTGTGACTGCCCGGTGTAATCTACTGACGCTTCTGCTGGGAGCTCCTCTTCAACCACTTTGTTAAGAAAATCTAGAGCTTCACCTAAAGTATAGCCCTCGGCTAAATTTCCCGACAAAGTAATACTTCTTAAACGATTGTAGCGATTTAAATAGGTTGACCGCGCATTTTCTTCAAAACTAATTAAATTAGACATTGGCACTAATTGTTCGGTCGCGTCAGAGCGCACATAGATATTGTCAATACTATCAGGGGAACGGTATTCATCTTCATTTCCGGCCAACAAAACATCATACTCTTCGCCCCTATCAATATAGGTAGTTACTCGACGTTTCCCTAACATTGTTTCCAGAGTTTTACCTATATCTCCAACGGTAACACCAAGATCAGACGCCCGGGTACGGTCGATATTAACAAGTACCTGCGGTGACGTTTCCTTATAGTCGCTGTCTAGGCCAATAATGTTCGGGTTATCTTGTGCTTTAGCCATTATTATATCGCGCCAACGGGCTATCTCTTCGTAGTTAGTTCCTTGTAAAACGAAACCAATTGGACGGCCACCACCGCCTCTACCGCCTAAGCCTCCTCGCGTCATAACAAAAGCACGTACATCAGTTACATCACTAAGTTCTTCGTTGAAGCCATTAATGAAATCTTGTGTTGAAATATCGCGTTCTTGCCACGGAGGTAAACCAATGATGGCAATACCACCAGTACCTCTAAAACCAGGAACACGCACAAGTACGCGCTCTAATGTGCCGTCTTCATAATGGCGTAATAATTTTTCTTCGATTTGCAGCATATTGCCGGCATTGCTTTTAAAACTTGCCCCTTCAGCGCCACTCATAATTAAAAATGCACCGCCACGATCTTCTTTCGGGGCATATTCACTTGGCAGCTTATCGAAAATTGTCCACAAACTGGCAAAGGCTAAAAGCATTACTAACACAATCATTAGCGGCTGTTTGATCACCGAAGATAAAGAGTTCGCATAAGCAATTTCAAGCTTGGCAAAATTTCTATCTAACAACTGGCCAAACGACGAGCTACGTTTTCTGTGTTTTAAAAGCTTAGAACACATCATAGGTGTTAACGATAAAGCGGTTATACTTGAAAAAACTACCGCAGCAGCGATTGCTATAGCAAATTCGGTAAATAGTTTACCTATATCACCAGCCATAAAGATCAGAGGAACAAAAACAGAAACCAAGACTAACGTTGTGGCTACAACAGCAAATGCAACCTCTCGACCACCATTAAATGCTGCAGCAAGCGGTTTTTCACCTTCTTCTATGCGGCGGTAAATATTTTCTAGAACTACGATGGAGTCATCTACGACTAAACCAATGGCAAGTACCAAGGCTAATAAGGTTAATAGGTTGATAGAAAAGCCAAGTGAACTTAATACGATCATAGAGCCAATTAACGCAACTGGCACGGTTACAGCGG
This genomic window contains:
- a CDS encoding efflux RND transporter permease subunit — its product is MILSDISVKRPVFATVLNLLIVTFGIVAFLLLPLREYPDIDKPVISVSTSYPGASAAIIETKITQVLEDKISGIEGVKNIKSTSRDGQSRISIEFNVERDVDSAANDVRDKISSELRRLPDQADPPEVKKANDDDDVIAWFTLQSDIFNTLELTDYANRYIVDRFAVVNGVAEVMVGGGRNYAMKITLNRQAMAARDITVSDIESTLLAENVELPAGEVKSVDRIFNVRVSRSYKTDLDFANMVISRGENNSLVRLSDVATIEITAEDDETMFRGYGKNMVGLGIIKQSTANTIDVVNYAREEMEQVKLNLPAGTTIIPSYDSSTFIKESISEVYNTLAVAMLMVILVIFLFLGNIRATFIPAVTVPVALIGSMIVLSSLGFSINLLTLLALVLAIGLVVDDSIVVLENIYRRIEEGEKPLAAAFNGGREVAFAVVATTLVLVSVFVPLIFMAGDIGKLFTEFAIAIAAAVVFSSITALSLTPMMCSKLLKHRKRSSSFGQLLDRNFAKLEIAYANSLSSVIKQPLMIVLVMLLAFASLWTIFDKLPSEYAPKEDRGGAFLIMSGAEGASFKSNAGNMLQIEEKLLRHYEDGTLERVLVRVPGFRGTGGIAIIGLPPWQERDISTQDFINGFNEELSDVTDVRAFVMTRGGLGGRGGGGRPIGFVLQGTNYEEIARWRDIIMAKAQDNPNIIGLDSDYKETSPQVLVNIDRTRASDLGVTVGDIGKTLETMLGKRRVTTYIDRGEEYDVLLAGNEDEYRSPDSIDNIYVRSDATEQLVPMSNLISFEENARSTYLNRYNRLRSITLSGNLAEGYTLGEALDFLNKVVEEELPAEASVDYTGQSQKLKDGSSSMIIIFALALLITYLVLAAQFESFIHPFVILLTVPLALVGALAGLYAMGMSLNVYSQIGIVMLIGLAAKNGILIVEFANQLRDAGEEFTDAIIKGAQQRLRPIIMTSFTTVMSSIPLVIAVGPGAESRMVLGVVIFAGVSLASIFTLFIVPGAYYWLCRGTKSPEYIAKQLEEQIS